Proteins encoded in a region of the Pseudomonas viciae genome:
- the modA gene encoding molybdate ABC transporter substrate-binding protein — MPLTRFAPLLLTTLFTVGAVQADEVQVAVAANFTAPLQAIAADFEKDTGHKLVAAYGATGQFYTQIKNGAPFEVFLAADDTTPARLESEGNTVKGSRFTYAIGTLALWSAKDGYVDGKGQVLKDNGFQHLSIANPKAAPYGLAATQVLDKLGVTAQVKSKLVEGQNITQAYQFVSTGNAELGFVALSQIYKDGKVTSGSAWIVPAQLHDPIKQDAVILSKGQDNPAAVALMDYLKGPKAAAIIQAYGYQR, encoded by the coding sequence ATGCCCCTCACCCGCTTCGCGCCGTTGCTACTGACCACGCTGTTTACCGTTGGCGCCGTCCAGGCCGATGAGGTGCAGGTGGCGGTTGCCGCCAATTTCACCGCGCCGCTCCAGGCCATCGCCGCCGATTTCGAAAAAGACACCGGCCACAAATTGGTGGCGGCTTACGGCGCCACCGGGCAGTTCTACACCCAGATCAAGAACGGCGCGCCGTTCGAGGTTTTCCTCGCCGCCGACGACACCACCCCGGCCCGGCTCGAGAGCGAAGGCAACACCGTCAAGGGCTCACGCTTCACCTACGCCATCGGCACACTGGCGCTGTGGTCGGCCAAGGACGGTTATGTCGACGGCAAGGGCCAGGTGCTCAAGGACAACGGCTTCCAGCACCTGTCCATCGCCAACCCGAAAGCCGCGCCCTATGGCCTGGCCGCGACTCAAGTGCTGGACAAGCTGGGCGTGACCGCCCAGGTCAAAAGCAAGCTCGTCGAAGGCCAGAACATCACCCAGGCCTATCAGTTCGTCTCCACCGGCAACGCCGAACTGGGCTTCGTGGCCTTGTCGCAGATTTACAAGGACGGCAAAGTGACCAGTGGCTCGGCGTGGATCGTCCCGGCCCAACTGCATGACCCGATCAAACAGGACGCGGTGATTCTCAGCAAAGGCCAGGACAACCCTGCCGCCGTAGCGCTGATGGACTACCTCAAGGGCCCGAAAGCCGCCGCCATCATCCAAGCCTACGGTTATCAACGTTAA
- a CDS encoding general stress protein, whose amino-acid sequence MASSGNKNPGNFANDRDKASEAGKKGGQASGGNVANDRQKGTGAGNKGNDRNQGGGRKS is encoded by the coding sequence ATGGCCAGTAGCGGAAACAAAAACCCAGGCAACTTCGCAAATGATCGCGACAAAGCATCTGAAGCCGGCAAGAAAGGCGGACAAGCGTCAGGCGGCAATGTTGCCAACGACCGGCAAAAAGGCACTGGAGCCGGTAACAAAGGTAACGACCGCAACCAAGGCGGCGGCAGAAAATCGTAA
- a CDS encoding GyrI-like domain-containing protein: protein MDVKLKTVEPFTVAGLQVHTRNTDEQQPDTARIGPMWQRFFTEGLFDKIPARQSESFVYGVYSNYESDATGYFDVTAGVQVDATSAGYPAVNIEGGDYLVFSAKGPMPDCVIQTWGLIWAYFADNPQTLRRFTSDFEVYSGPDSVAIYIGVQSADERSSASN, encoded by the coding sequence ATGGACGTAAAACTCAAGACCGTCGAACCCTTCACCGTCGCCGGCTTGCAGGTGCACACCCGCAACACCGACGAGCAGCAACCCGACACGGCAAGGATCGGTCCGATGTGGCAGCGGTTCTTCACCGAAGGACTGTTCGACAAAATCCCGGCCCGGCAGTCGGAGTCGTTCGTCTACGGCGTGTATTCCAATTATGAGTCCGATGCCACCGGCTACTTCGATGTGACCGCCGGCGTGCAGGTGGATGCGACGAGCGCAGGCTACCCCGCCGTGAACATCGAAGGCGGGGATTACCTGGTGTTTTCGGCCAAGGGGCCGATGCCCGATTGTGTGATCCAGACCTGGGGCCTGATCTGGGCGTACTTCGCCGATAACCCGCAAACCCTGCGCCGTTTCACCAGCGATTTCGAGGTCTACAGCGGCCCCGATTCGGTGGCGATTTACATCGGTGTTCAGTCCGCGGACGAGCGTTCCAGCGCCAGCAACTGA
- the modB gene encoding molybdate ABC transporter permease subunit, whose protein sequence is MPLTSADFAAIWLTLKLASLTTVILLLIGTPIALWLSRSQSWLRGPVGAVVALPLVLPPTVIGFYLLLALGPNGWIGQFTQALGLGTLTFSFTGLVIGSVIYSLPFVVQPLQNAFAAIGSRPLEVAATLRAGPWDTFFSVILPLARPGFITAAILGFAHTVGEFGVVLMIGGNIPEKTRVVSVQIYDHVEALEYAQAHWLAAAMLVFSFLVLLALYSSRKTRAGWS, encoded by the coding sequence ATGCCGCTAACCAGTGCCGACTTCGCAGCGATCTGGCTGACCCTGAAACTGGCGTCGCTGACCACGGTGATCCTGCTGCTGATCGGTACGCCCATCGCCCTGTGGCTGTCGCGCAGCCAATCCTGGTTGCGCGGGCCGGTGGGTGCGGTGGTGGCGCTGCCGCTGGTGCTGCCGCCCACGGTGATCGGCTTTTACCTGCTATTGGCCCTAGGGCCGAATGGCTGGATCGGCCAGTTCACCCAGGCCCTCGGGCTGGGCACCCTCACCTTCAGTTTCACCGGGCTGGTAATCGGCTCGGTGATCTATTCGCTGCCGTTTGTGGTGCAGCCGTTGCAGAACGCTTTTGCCGCCATCGGCAGCCGCCCCCTGGAAGTCGCCGCCACCCTGCGGGCCGGTCCGTGGGATACCTTCTTCAGCGTGATCCTGCCCTTGGCTCGCCCCGGGTTCATCACCGCCGCGATTCTCGGCTTCGCCCACACCGTCGGCGAGTTCGGTGTGGTGTTGATGATCGGCGGCAACATCCCCGAAAAGACCCGGGTGGTGTCGGTGCAGATCTACGACCACGTCGAAGCCCTGGAATACGCCCAGGCCCACTGGCTGGCTGCGGCGATGTTGGTGTTTTCCTTCCTTGTGTTGCTGGCGCTGTACTCCAGCCGCAAAACCCGCGCAGGCTGGAGCTGA
- a CDS encoding ATP-dependent Clp protease proteolytic subunit, translating to MSEHIVHFHCQIDQGTTERFRDNCLEAIEKGADSLMLNLSTVGGSTNFGFTLYTFIKSLPVPVRAVNAGNIESMGIVMYLAASDRTTTPHSRFLIHPMNWYFGQKSVDHSRLREYLSSLDNDVARYVEIYVKETAGAATQLDIFKCLCAEERVIPAENSLAFGIAHRVEQVVFPADATHWKVSGGED from the coding sequence ATGTCCGAACACATTGTCCATTTTCACTGCCAGATCGACCAGGGCACCACGGAACGCTTCCGCGACAATTGCCTGGAAGCCATCGAGAAAGGCGCCGACTCGCTGATGCTCAACCTCTCGACAGTGGGCGGCAGTACCAACTTCGGTTTCACCCTCTACACCTTCATCAAGTCCCTTCCCGTGCCCGTGCGCGCCGTGAATGCCGGAAATATCGAATCGATGGGCATCGTCATGTACCTGGCCGCCAGCGACCGCACCACCACGCCCCACTCGCGGTTTCTGATCCACCCGATGAACTGGTATTTCGGCCAGAAATCGGTAGACCACTCCCGCTTGCGCGAATACCTGTCCAGCCTGGATAACGACGTGGCGCGGTACGTGGAAATCTACGTCAAGGAAACCGCCGGCGCCGCGACCCAGCTGGATATCTTCAAATGCCTGTGCGCCGAGGAACGGGTCATTCCGGCGGAAAACTCCCTGGCCTTCGGCATCGCGCACCGGGTCGAGCAGGTGGTTTTTCCGGCGGATGCCACGCATTGGAAAGTCAGCGGCGGCGAGGATTAG
- the modC gene encoding molybdenum ABC transporter ATP-binding protein has translation MIQARLQLDHGDFSLDLDVQLPGRGVTALYGPSGSGKTTCLRCIAGLARPTRGFIEVNGHVWQDTEGGVFLPPHKRPVGYVFQEASLFAHLSVRGNLAFGLKRIAPAQRRVDMTQATELLGIGHLLDRQPDHLSGGERQRVGIARALLTSPRLLLMDEPLAALDSRRKNEILPYLQRLHDELDIPVLYVSHSQDEVARLADHIVLLDGGRALASGPIGETLARLDLPLALGDDAGVVVQGKVSDYDPTYQLLTLTLPGSQLNMRVAHTALALGQPLRFKVQARDVSLSLANDAQTSILNRLPVTVVSELAADNAAHVLIRLDAAGTPLLARITRYSRDQLKLHPGQLLWAQIKAVAVLA, from the coding sequence ATGATCCAGGCACGTTTACAACTCGACCACGGGGATTTTTCCCTGGACCTGGATGTGCAACTGCCGGGCCGGGGTGTGACCGCGCTCTATGGCCCGTCCGGTTCCGGCAAGACCACCTGCCTGCGCTGCATCGCCGGGCTTGCACGGCCGACCCGTGGTTTTATCGAGGTCAATGGCCACGTGTGGCAGGACACTGAGGGCGGCGTGTTCCTACCGCCCCATAAGCGGCCGGTCGGGTATGTGTTCCAGGAGGCGAGCCTGTTCGCCCACCTGTCAGTGCGGGGCAACCTGGCGTTCGGCCTCAAGCGCATTGCACCGGCGCAACGGCGTGTGGACATGACCCAGGCGACCGAACTGCTGGGCATCGGTCACTTGCTCGATCGACAGCCAGACCACCTGTCCGGCGGCGAACGCCAACGGGTGGGCATCGCCCGGGCCTTGCTGACCAGCCCGCGACTGTTGCTGATGGACGAGCCGCTGGCGGCCCTCGATAGCCGGCGCAAAAACGAAATCCTGCCGTACCTGCAACGCCTCCATGATGAACTGGACATCCCGGTGCTGTATGTCAGTCATTCCCAGGACGAGGTGGCGCGCCTGGCCGACCATATCGTCTTGCTGGACGGCGGTCGCGCACTGGCCAGCGGGCCGATTGGCGAGACCCTGGCCCGACTCGATCTGCCACTGGCCCTGGGAGATGACGCAGGGGTGGTGGTCCAGGGCAAAGTCAGTGACTATGACCCCACCTATCAACTGCTGACCCTGACACTACCCGGCAGCCAGTTGAACATGCGCGTGGCCCATACGGCACTCGCCCTCGGGCAGCCATTGCGCTTCAAAGTCCAGGCCCGGGACGTCAGCCTCAGCCTGGCGAACGATGCCCAGACCAGCATTCTCAACCGCCTGCCGGTGACGGTGGTCAGCGAACTGGCCGCCGACAATGCTGCCCATGTCCTGATCCGCCTGGACGCGGCCGGAACACCGCTGTTGGCGCGTATCACCCGCTATTCCCGCGACCAGTTGAAACTGCATCCGGGGCAGTTGTTGTGGGCGCAGATCAAGGCGGTGGCGGTGTTGGCGTAG
- a CDS encoding NAD(P)H-dependent flavin oxidoreductase, whose protein sequence is MSQWPDTRILDLLGIEQPIIQGPLAGVTGPAMVVATCNAGGLGSMPAAMLDVEQLRQALTAIREQTDKPFSVNFFCHQPPVFDEQRAEAWKQRLKPYYEELGADFAAPTPVSNRTPFDDAACRVLEEMRPKVVSFHFGLPEKSLLDRVKATGAKILSSATTVEEAIWLEQHGCDAIIAMGYEAGGHRGMFLSDDLNTQVGLFALLPQVVDAVKVPVIATGGIGDARGIVAAFALGASAAQLGSAYLFTPEAKISASHHRALRTAKESQTAVTNLFTGRPARGIVNRVMREVGPMSPMAPAFPLAGGALMPLRAKDEADFSNLWAGQAFPLGRELSSAELTRQLAEEALAQLNSRGRS, encoded by the coding sequence ATGAGCCAGTGGCCAGACACTCGCATTCTTGACCTGCTCGGAATCGAGCAGCCCATTATCCAGGGGCCGCTGGCCGGCGTAACCGGTCCAGCGATGGTGGTCGCCACTTGCAATGCCGGCGGGCTGGGTTCGATGCCGGCGGCGATGCTGGATGTCGAGCAACTGCGCCAGGCGCTGACGGCGATCCGCGAACAGACCGACAAACCGTTCAGTGTGAATTTTTTCTGTCACCAGCCGCCCGTGTTCGATGAACAGCGGGCCGAGGCCTGGAAGCAACGGCTCAAACCTTACTACGAGGAACTGGGCGCCGATTTCGCCGCGCCGACCCCGGTGTCCAACCGCACGCCGTTCGATGATGCCGCCTGCCGTGTGCTGGAAGAGATGCGTCCAAAAGTGGTCAGTTTCCACTTTGGCCTGCCGGAAAAATCCCTGCTGGACCGGGTGAAAGCCACCGGGGCGAAAATCCTCTCTTCGGCCACCACCGTGGAAGAGGCCATCTGGCTGGAACAGCACGGTTGCGATGCAATCATTGCCATGGGCTATGAAGCCGGCGGCCATCGCGGGATGTTTCTCAGTGACGACCTCAACACCCAGGTCGGCCTGTTCGCCTTGCTGCCGCAGGTGGTGGATGCGGTGAAGGTGCCGGTGATCGCGACCGGCGGCATCGGCGATGCGCGGGGGATCGTCGCAGCGTTTGCCCTGGGCGCTTCAGCGGCGCAACTGGGCAGCGCTTATCTGTTCACCCCTGAGGCCAAGATCAGCGCGTCCCATCACCGGGCGCTGCGCACGGCGAAGGAAAGCCAGACGGCTGTCACCAACCTGTTCACCGGCCGCCCGGCCCGGGGCATCGTCAATCGGGTGATGCGCGAAGTGGGCCCGATGAGCCCGATGGCGCCAGCTTTTCCCTTGGCCGGCGGCGCGTTGATGCCGCTGCGGGCCAAGGATGAAGCGGACTTCAGCAACCTCTGGGCCGGCCAGGCATTCCCCCTGGGGCGCGAGTTGTCGAGCGCCGAGTTGACCCGACAACTGGCCGAGGAGGCGCTGGCCCAACTGAACAGCCGTGGTCGGTCCTGA
- a CDS encoding DUF3087 family protein: protein MFEIKPWDAGTYRQQTRRSTLIVAVTFLALAMLLSSLAVMLFGTPGGDNFRFNLGGVIVAVLAMVALMRLYFWSQPWMAAAVYGWQLKRSLMKITNVMHQVTAGVQAQDPTAMRLLRFYHLGLAQMHQLDANSSAQGSLTREADEHLAKMQALNLDTEQSRLDPAWIETVKQAYIER from the coding sequence ATGTTCGAGATCAAACCGTGGGATGCCGGCACCTACCGACAGCAGACCCGCCGCAGCACCCTCATCGTCGCCGTGACGTTCCTGGCCCTGGCGATGCTGCTGTCGAGTCTGGCGGTGATGTTGTTCGGCACGCCGGGAGGCGATAACTTTCGCTTCAATCTCGGCGGGGTGATTGTCGCGGTGCTGGCGATGGTTGCGCTGATGCGTTTGTACTTCTGGTCGCAGCCATGGATGGCCGCAGCGGTGTACGGCTGGCAGCTCAAGCGCAGCCTGATGAAAATCACCAACGTGATGCACCAGGTGACAGCCGGCGTGCAGGCCCAGGACCCCACCGCGATGAGGCTGCTGCGCTTCTATCACCTGGGGCTGGCCCAGATGCATCAACTGGACGCCAACTCCAGCGCCCAGGGCTCACTGACCCGCGAGGCCGACGAACACTTGGCGAAGATGCAGGCACTGAACCTGGACACAGAGCAGTCGCGCCTGGATCCGGCCTGGATCGAAACGGTGAAACAGGCCTATATCGAGCGCTGA
- the ada gene encoding bifunctional DNA-binding transcriptional regulator/O6-methylguanine-DNA methyltransferase Ada, protein MNSTSNNLAPELDPRWAAVLARDPRADGQFVYGVKTTGIYCHPSSLSRLPNPRNVEFFDTPEQAQAAGYRPSKRVARDQTQVAAQQAARVAAACRQIEAAEELPGLNELAQSAGLSPFHFHRVFKAITGLTPKGYAAAHRSRRVRERLADGGTITDALYDAGFNSNSRFYEAADKVLGMKPADYRAKGQNTDIRFAVGQCSLGAILVAQSERGVCAILLGDDPDVLVRDLQDKFRRANLIGADREFEQLIAQVVGFIEAPALGLDLPLDLRGTAFQERVWQALRDIPAGSTASYAEIAQRIGLPKAVRAVAQACGANSLAVAIPCHRVVRSDGALSGYRWGVERKRQLLALERSSAD, encoded by the coding sequence ATGAACAGCACTTCGAACAATCTCGCCCCTGAACTGGATCCGCGCTGGGCCGCCGTGCTCGCCCGGGATCCACGCGCCGATGGGCAATTCGTCTATGGCGTAAAAACCACCGGCATCTACTGCCACCCCAGCAGCCTGTCGCGCCTGCCCAACCCGCGTAACGTTGAATTCTTCGATACCCCGGAACAGGCCCAGGCGGCGGGCTATCGCCCCAGCAAACGCGTGGCCAGGGACCAGACCCAGGTCGCCGCCCAACAAGCAGCCCGGGTCGCGGCCGCCTGCCGGCAGATCGAAGCCGCCGAAGAACTGCCGGGGTTGAATGAACTGGCGCAAAGCGCCGGCTTGAGTCCTTTCCATTTTCATCGGGTCTTCAAGGCGATCACCGGCCTGACTCCCAAGGGCTATGCCGCCGCCCACCGCTCGCGCAGGGTCCGCGAACGCCTGGCCGATGGCGGGACGATCACTGACGCGCTGTACGACGCCGGTTTCAATTCCAACAGCCGTTTTTATGAAGCCGCCGACAAAGTCCTCGGCATGAAACCCGCCGACTACCGCGCCAAGGGGCAGAACACCGACATCCGTTTCGCCGTCGGCCAATGCTCCCTCGGGGCCATCCTGGTGGCACAAAGCGAGCGTGGCGTGTGCGCGATCCTGCTGGGAGACGACCCGGACGTGCTGGTGCGGGACCTGCAAGACAAGTTCCGTCGGGCCAACCTGATCGGCGCCGACCGCGAGTTCGAGCAGTTGATCGCCCAGGTGGTGGGCTTTATCGAAGCACCGGCCCTGGGCCTCGACCTGCCCTTGGACCTGCGCGGCACGGCGTTCCAGGAACGGGTCTGGCAGGCTTTGCGGGACATTCCAGCGGGCAGCACCGCCAGCTACGCCGAGATCGCCCAGCGCATCGGCCTGCCCAAGGCCGTGCGCGCCGTGGCACAAGCCTGCGGCGCCAACAGCCTGGCGGTGGCGATCCCCTGCCACCGGGTGGTGCGCAGCGACGGCGCCCTGTCGGGCTATCGCTGGGGCGTGGAGCGCAAGCGTCAGTTGCTGGCGCTGGAACGCTCGTCCGCGGACTGA
- a CDS encoding DNA topoisomerase IB produces the protein MPDTLPPDALPADLHYVDDTAPGITRKKLRGKFCYFDPQGQRITDAAEIQRINALAVPPAYTEVWICTDPRGHLQATGRDARGRKQYRYHARWREVRDADKYSRMLEFGHTLPRLRKRLEEILATPGFSRDKVMATVITLLDKTLIRVGNTQYARDNRSYGLTTLRTRHVEVNGSAIAFQFRGKSGVEHQITVKDRRLARVIKRCQEIPGQNLFQYLDEDGERHSISSSDINAYLKTLTGADFTAKDYRTWAGSAAALAGLRALRWETETEAKKHVTEMVRQVSRQLGNTPSVCRKCYIHPAVVEGFLLGTLRELPKPRVRKGLSAEEAGLTMFLQRMTQAAEACEQKQSA, from the coding sequence ATGCCCGACACCCTGCCGCCGGATGCACTGCCGGCCGATTTGCATTACGTCGACGACACCGCCCCCGGCATCACCCGTAAAAAACTGCGGGGCAAGTTCTGTTATTTCGACCCGCAGGGCCAGCGCATTACCGACGCCGCCGAAATCCAGCGCATCAACGCCCTGGCGGTGCCGCCGGCCTACACCGAGGTGTGGATCTGCACCGACCCGCGCGGCCATCTCCAGGCCACCGGTCGCGATGCCCGAGGGCGCAAGCAATACCGTTACCATGCGCGCTGGCGTGAGGTGCGCGACGCGGACAAGTATTCGCGCATGCTCGAATTCGGACACACCCTGCCCCGCTTGCGCAAACGCCTGGAAGAAATCCTCGCCACACCTGGCTTCAGCCGCGACAAGGTCATGGCCACGGTCATTACCTTGCTGGACAAGACCCTGATCCGGGTCGGCAATACCCAGTACGCCCGGGACAATCGCTCCTACGGCCTGACCACCTTGCGCACCCGGCATGTCGAGGTCAACGGCAGTGCCATCGCCTTCCAGTTCCGTGGCAAGAGCGGCGTCGAACACCAGATCACCGTAAAAGACCGACGCTTGGCGCGAGTCATCAAACGTTGCCAGGAGATACCCGGGCAGAATCTGTTCCAGTACCTGGACGAGGATGGTGAGCGCCACTCCATCAGTTCATCGGACATCAACGCCTACCTCAAGACCCTCACTGGCGCTGATTTCACGGCCAAGGATTACCGCACATGGGCCGGCAGCGCAGCGGCGCTGGCCGGGTTGCGGGCGCTGCGCTGGGAAACCGAGACCGAGGCGAAGAAACACGTCACCGAGATGGTCAGGCAGGTGTCCAGGCAACTGGGCAACACGCCGAGCGTCTGTCGCAAGTGCTACATTCATCCTGCGGTGGTCGAGGGTTTCCTGCTCGGGACCCTGAGGGAATTGCCTAAACCCCGGGTACGCAAAGGCCTCAGCGCGGAAGAAGCCGGGCTGACGATGTTTTTGCAGCGCATGACCCAAGCCGCCGAGGCCTGCGAGCAGAAGCAATCGGCTTGA